The Vitis vinifera cultivar Pinot Noir 40024 chromosome 7, ASM3070453v1 genomic interval TAATATACAAAAGATAATAATTAACATTTTGAAGCCAAAGGCTAATATAAGATTATCACTCAATTCGAAATTTTACCACTTATTACTTATgacattattttaatattggAGATCAAAGTTCTGAAACAGGATAAACTACTTagtattttaaaacattatgcAGTCTTTAATGGATGTTGTCTCACGTATCTCTCCCCTTTAAAAAAGCCAATTATTTTGCTGAACTGTTAGGTCCACGATGACTAATGATTGCACTTAGCACTCAATAGTTCTTGCTTTATGTTCTTTATCAAACAGCCAATAGAAGAAGATGATCATTCTTAGTTATCAGACAAACGCTGaacctaaaaatacaaaataatagaaCTTGATGCTTACACTGAATTTAATGGGGAGAATAACCTTATTGAAATGGACACGACTCATTTTGGGACTGAAACGCTAATAGATTTTCAGTGGTCATGGATAAAGGTTTACATTAGACAATTTGAAGCAAGTTTCATCCTTATTAGGTTCAACCAACTATAGCAGCAATCATTTATAACACACAAAATCTCCAAGCATATGGAGACTAGAAGGATCAAGGTCAGTCAAAATTCATATCTGAACTTTAATCTGGAAGTTCAGATAGAAGTTAGTCTTTAATGAATTTGTTAAAAAGTGTGTAGTAAAAAATCCACACATTTCAATCAAATTGACAACCTCTCAATCAAGAACTTTcatttccaagaaaaatcaaagatacAGCCCTTTGAAATGAAACACAAATAAAGTTACATGAAATACACCAGCAATCTCAGATATTAAAAGTCTCAGGTACATATAATGGCTATAAAccattattataaaattttctgcATATAAGAACACCTATAGTAACAGAAACAAGAACTGAAAAAGCTCCCTGCCTTGAAAGCCCAAATTCAGTCCATGTCAAGGGCCTTTTGACCTGAAATAATACATTCTGGAACAGTTCATTCAGATCCTCCAGCGACCCAGTGTTCTCCTCTTCAAATCCAGTGACATCTGGGCATTTATCCTGTTTCTGGCATCCTCCTCGGACGTCCTATCCCTTGCCAACAGTCGCTGAAGTTGTGTTTCAGGATCAACCCATACAACAATAATGGGTTTTGTCCAGCCGTCCATCTTGGCCTCAAACAACAAAGGGACATCAAGAACAATAACCTTAAACCCCTTCATCCATAGCTTGAAAACTTCCCAAAAAATACCAGATGATATAAAAGGGGCCAGTAGcctaaaaatgtatataaaaacAAGAGTAAAAACTCATATAATTGCATCTTCATTACAAGTTAAGGCAATGAATTATGATCAACTGACACTCAAAAAGATTTATTGTCTGCAAATTGATCTATGAAAATTCCAAACTCTTAAGAGAAAAAATACACTAATTCCACTAAGTTATCTGAGTTGAAGTATTTCAATAGGTTATAAGACTAATACTTCCCTATCATGCAATTAAGAAAAGATTGGATACACATCTCTGTTGCATAGAATTGTaaacatttatcatttttatcttCAGGCATTCAGAAGTAAACTTCggtggcgtttgtttttttggctttttgctgaaaacaatttgctttcagaatttaggttgtttgtttttttaatttttgatgacTTATtactgaatttttaaaatttttgactaaataaaaaaagctaaaatatttggctttttctatttagaaaaagccaattTTTTAAACCTTTACCAAATGCGATTGAACCCGAACCCGACGCCCAAACCTACCCACCCATCCCTTGTAGCTCTCTGCAACCCCGATCCTCAACCCTCACCTCATCCCAAAGCaataatttcttcattctcctcctccatcgctCTCCTTCCGGGACTATAGAGTTGGAAAGAAGCTCCTCTTTCATTCAGCATCGTTGATCTAATCGAAGGTAACTGAcccaaatttattttggttttaggATTTCAATAGAGCATTCGAGTCTCATTTTCCAGTACTTCTCTTTctaaaactctcattttcaataGAGCATTCTGGTTCACGTGTTGCAGGTccgtttatttttttaggaagaaaaacttTGTTTGGTGATATCTTATTATTTAGAGCCTATTTGATATGGTTGTTGTCTCGttgttaatttgggtttgtttgattgttgtgatTTTTGTGGTTTGTTgggttattttttaaggaagaaaaatgTTGGGTTTAATCTTATTGATTTCATATTATAGTTTGTTGAGTAGAGCATTTGTGCTCAAACTGTTTGTTAGAATGCCCATGAGAGTTCTTAAATAACGTGGAATACCCCCTCCAAATGATTGAACGCCATTGAAAGTTGTTGCAGAGATGAAAGGTTTCCCTGAATGTTGGGGGTTTATAGGATTTTTTGAGTCCTCTTTGTAAGGTTGGAGGGGTTTGGATCATCCAAAAATGGCTCCTACACTTGCCTACTGCCAAGCTCTTTGTAAGGTTGCAATCGCCTTGAAAAGGGATGATTCCATTTTCTTAGCTTTTGCTCCCTGTCCCTGATGAATTTTTCAGAGGAGTTTCAGCAAGGATGAGAGCCGATGCTTCACAGCCCTTCCAGAAACTGGGAATAAATAGAGAAATTGAGTGTCAAATGTGGGGATGACAAGACCAAGTTTTCTTCCCGGAGGGAAAGCATCTAACAGCTTCTCAACATTTTCTAGGAAATCATCCATCAACCATTCAGCATCTTCTTAGCCATTGACCAAACTTCTACTTCATTAGCCGTCGTAGATACAATGACATACATGTTGACTTGGTCAATTGTTCAAGCTTAACCTATGACTTtggttttaatttattgttcAAGAGATTTTGATTTTAGATAAATTAAATTGGTTGGTGGAATGATGATATGTTAGAGCAACAATATGTTAGAGCTAGAGTGCCAAAATTGGAGATGTCCTGTGCCAAAATTAGAGCAACTTCTCTAATGTCCAGCCATGTGACTAGCAGACAAGGACGACTCCTCTACCAACCATGAGTCCAGCCATGTGAACATCTAGCATAGTGACTTATCAAGTGAGCAAACGCTAAGAAAATGGAATCATAATCTGTTCCCCACTCCAATGCCAAGCTCTTGTTACCCTGTTTTACCCTTCCTTAAGTCATTAGCAGCTGGATTTTTAAGAATGGTATGCCTCCCATTGCCAAAGAAATTGGTAATTCAAatcattcctttctttttccacAAAGATCAAGATGGCTTTACAGTTCCTGTGAGCCCAGAAACCAATTATAGAGGAACctaattctaaaataatttggCATCTGAAATGTTTAGTTTTACATGAGCAGtgatttttttatacaatatcCACTCAATTTGCTGAGAACCCAATTTGTTACCAAGAAGCAATGAGGTTCCAGAATCTTAAAGATGGATCAAAGGCATGAGGCTCAAACAGAGCATCTCCTcatatcattttcttcttaaaCCCCAATGCTGATTTTGGAGTTTTTAACATAATGCCAGGGTTTCTATTGAAAATGAGAAATCTTGTGCCTCCTCTCTGATTGTGgtcccatttttttatttcttttttccttttcagtcCTCTAACTTGTAATTATTATGCCTCAGCTGTTTAAAGTCTGTTTAGTAAAATCCAGTATCTTTTTCTGTTGCTTAGTTGCTGTCTTACTTACCATGCTTTCTTACTTCCCTAATTCAACCCTAAATccaaatttatcattttctattattattgttattatttgttATTCCAACATTAGTCAAAGGCCCTCACAATAAATATATGGAAATTCTCAATTCATAATAACTCTTTTGTTCTTTTAGAATAACTATAAAACGCAATAGAAGGGTGGTAGATGGTAGGTGGTGGTGTACGAGTGCCACGAGGCTAAGTGGcagacaaatatttaaaaagataaaaatttatctttttatcttttagaaTAACTCCTCTTGTTCTTATGAACAAGGCaggatatataaaaaaaaaaaaaaaatgaaggggaAAAAGAAAGCCTCCATTAATTCACACACTTATCAGATCCTACACATTCAATTCACCCTCCCCACCCAACAAGGAAAAGAACATACACGACGATTATGGCAGATTATACACATGGACAACACAGGCAGGATGTGATTCTTGCTGTAAACATACGCAACATCACTTTTACTCCAAGTTCCAATCCAAAATAGATCCTCAAAATGAGCCATATATGCATATGTACCTATCACCTCTTCTTCCGCCTATACATTAAATAGAAGCTCCATCATTTACAAAGAAACAATCTACAGATCTCTGTACCCAAAACTTAGGTCCTGGCAGGTTAATCAATGCAGATGGAATGAGATCAGCTGTCATAGGTGTAGGGACACGcagcacgtgttatcagccgaaCCATCATCATCTGGATTCCCTTAAGGATACGCATGATGATggttctcctatccggaccgcctcaaggaaaagCACATGACGTTTCAGCTTCTTCtgtccaaggaagagcaaacgacgctgacAGAGCATAGACATCCGGACAACCTTCATAATGTATCCGCTCCACTATACAATCCAGATAGTCAGCATGTGACCATCCGGATTTAATCGTCCGgatcatcaattaaagtaaagcaagtcttacacgctatcacgacAACCAGCCATGACCCACGTCCCATCATCTGTAGAGT includes:
- the LOC100249469 gene encoding dephospho-CoA kinase: MGVAMGSGRGAQVVAIGGLDLLGSCGPSLARIEFDNRDFLSRCLFAEKLLAPFISSGIFWEVFKLWMKGFKVIVLDVPLLFEAKMDGWTKPIIVVWVDPETQLQRLLARDRTSEEDARNRINAQMSLDLKRRTLGRWRI